One genomic window of Psychrobacillus sp. INOP01 includes the following:
- a CDS encoding carbohydrate ABC transporter permease has protein sequence MTTVSKTRKMSNWKRSSNARTALLYLLPSIILFSVFVFYPMFRTIYLSFYLTDQAGEAAIFVGLENYAYLLESDAFRNSIKATFLFVLYTVPTGIIIALVLALLANEKLRGIGFFRTIYASTMGVSVAASSVVWLFLFHPSVGMFNKLLNIFNLPQIEWLLDPTWALFSVSLSTIWLNTGFSFLIILGGLQNIDEHLYESARIDGASYWYRLKRITIPMLSPTLFFIITISLINAFQTFGQIDILTKGGPSQSTNLIVYSIYREAFINYQFGTASAQAVFLFICILIVTILQFKLGEKKVHYQ, from the coding sequence ATGACGACTGTAAGTAAAACTAGAAAGATGAGCAATTGGAAACGTTCCTCTAACGCGAGAACCGCCCTATTGTATTTATTGCCTTCTATTATATTATTTTCTGTATTTGTTTTTTATCCGATGTTTCGGACCATTTACTTGAGCTTCTACTTAACGGATCAAGCGGGTGAAGCTGCAATTTTCGTAGGTTTAGAAAACTATGCTTATTTACTAGAATCTGATGCATTTCGCAATAGTATTAAAGCAACGTTCCTATTTGTTTTATATACAGTTCCAACAGGGATTATAATTGCGCTGGTTTTAGCACTACTTGCCAATGAAAAACTGAGAGGAATTGGTTTTTTTAGGACCATCTACGCATCCACAATGGGGGTTTCCGTTGCAGCGTCCTCTGTCGTTTGGCTGTTCTTATTTCACCCGAGTGTAGGGATGTTCAACAAATTATTAAATATCTTTAATCTTCCACAAATTGAATGGCTATTAGATCCAACATGGGCATTATTTTCAGTGTCACTCTCAACTATATGGCTGAATACAGGGTTTTCCTTCCTGATAATACTTGGTGGTTTGCAAAATATAGATGAGCATTTATATGAGAGTGCGCGTATTGATGGTGCTAGCTATTGGTATCGTTTAAAGAGAATTACTATTCCAATGCTCTCTCCAACTTTGTTTTTCATCATTACCATATCACTGATTAATGCATTTCAGACGTTTGGACAAATAGATATTTTAACTAAAGGTGGTCCATCTCAGTCTACTAATTTAATCGTATACTCCATATACAGGGAAGCATTTATCAATTATCAATTCGGAACCGCAAGTGCCCAGGCCGTGTTCTTATTTATATGTATTTTAATCGTAACGATTTTACAATTTAAGCTTGGCGAAAAGAAGGTGCATTACCAATGA
- a CDS encoding carbohydrate ABC transporter permease: MRLWKKLILYFLLTATSLILFFPIIYAFMISFMTGGEILSGKLLPSTFSLDNYVKVFDRLPLFNYLINSFVVSLGVMIGQLIVCSLAAYAFVFIPFKGRDFIFFLFISTMMIPWEATMIPNFFTIQKLDWINTYQGMTLPFFALAFGTFLLRQHFKTIPKELHEASQIAGLSKFGFFFRVVLPVSKTSLVTLGAYGFLTTWNMYLWPLLVTTNNSVRTVQIGLKQLQSQEVATEWGVVMAGVIVVIIPTLLLLFLGQKQLQKGLTQGALK; encoded by the coding sequence ATGAGATTATGGAAAAAGCTAATTCTTTACTTCTTATTGACTGCCACTTCGTTAATACTTTTTTTTCCAATTATTTATGCATTTATGATAAGTTTTATGACTGGCGGAGAGATTTTATCAGGAAAATTACTACCGTCAACCTTTAGTTTAGATAATTATGTAAAGGTGTTTGATCGACTTCCTTTATTTAATTATTTGATCAATAGTTTCGTCGTTTCACTTGGGGTAATGATTGGGCAGTTAATCGTTTGTAGTTTAGCTGCGTATGCATTCGTATTTATCCCGTTTAAGGGTAGAGATTTTATCTTTTTCTTATTTATATCGACGATGATGATTCCGTGGGAAGCGACGATGATCCCTAACTTTTTTACCATTCAAAAGCTAGATTGGATTAATACCTACCAAGGAATGACATTGCCGTTTTTTGCATTGGCATTTGGTACGTTTTTACTAAGACAGCATTTTAAAACTATCCCGAAAGAGCTTCATGAGGCTTCGCAAATAGCAGGACTAAGTAAATTTGGATTTTTCTTTCGAGTAGTTTTACCTGTTTCTAAAACAAGTCTTGTTACACTAGGTGCTTATGGGTTTTTGACGACATGGAATATGTATTTATGGCCACTTCTAGTGACGACCAATAATTCTGTTCGGACCGTCCAAATCGGTTTAAAGCAACTTCAATCGCAAGAAGTAGCAACAGAATGGGGGGTGGTTATGGCAGGAGTAATTGTAGTTATCATACCAACACTACTACTATTATTTTTAGGTCAAAAGCAATTACAAAAAGGGTTAACGCAAGGAGCTCTAAAATAA
- a CDS encoding ABC transporter substrate-binding protein, whose product MRKSSKFAFLALLLLSLFALVACTNSDSSSSETDGNEAETEKEVVTNEEGKTVISFWHAMSGAGQVSLDAIVADFNKSQDKYEVQAEFQGSYEESLTKLRSVGGTKDAPAITQVFEVGTKYMIDSGFVEPIQKFIDEDNYDISQLEENILNYYTVDDQLYSMPFNSSTPVMLYNKDAFKAAGLDPEKAPETFSEVIDTAAKLKTDEMKGFSMLTYGWFFEELVATQGGLYVNEENGRAGDATEATFNGPEGLNVFNLLDTMNKAGTFGNFGTNWDDIRAAFQTGKVAMYMDSSAGVKGIIDNAPFEVGAAYIPYADEVKRNGVVIGGASLWMSKGIAEAEQKAAWEFMKYLTTPEVQAKWHLETGYFAINPSAYDEQIVKDAWDVTPQLKVTVDQLQNTEASIATQGALISVFPESRQQIVTALENLYQGMDPQEALDAAVEGTNRAIEIANKTK is encoded by the coding sequence ATGAGGAAATCATCGAAATTTGCATTTTTAGCTTTATTATTACTTAGTCTTTTTGCTTTAGTAGCATGTACCAACAGTGATAGTAGTTCGTCTGAAACGGATGGTAATGAGGCAGAAACAGAAAAAGAAGTAGTTACCAATGAAGAAGGCAAAACAGTCATTTCTTTTTGGCATGCAATGTCTGGAGCAGGTCAGGTTTCCTTAGATGCAATTGTTGCAGATTTTAATAAATCTCAGGATAAATATGAAGTGCAGGCAGAATTCCAAGGATCATATGAAGAGTCATTAACGAAGCTTCGTAGTGTTGGAGGTACAAAGGATGCCCCAGCCATAACGCAGGTATTTGAAGTTGGAACAAAGTATATGATTGATAGTGGCTTTGTAGAGCCCATCCAAAAATTTATCGATGAAGATAATTATGACATTTCACAGCTTGAAGAAAATATTTTAAATTACTACACGGTCGATGATCAGTTATATTCTATGCCGTTTAACTCATCTACACCGGTAATGCTTTATAACAAGGATGCATTTAAAGCAGCAGGACTTGATCCGGAGAAAGCTCCAGAAACATTTTCAGAGGTTATTGATACAGCTGCAAAATTGAAAACAGATGAAATGAAAGGTTTCTCCATGCTAACATATGGATGGTTTTTTGAAGAATTGGTTGCGACACAAGGCGGATTATATGTAAATGAAGAAAATGGTCGTGCTGGGGATGCAACAGAAGCAACCTTTAATGGACCTGAAGGACTAAACGTATTTAACCTGTTAGATACGATGAACAAAGCAGGGACTTTCGGAAACTTCGGAACGAACTGGGATGATATCCGCGCAGCATTCCAAACTGGAAAGGTTGCGATGTACATGGATTCCTCTGCGGGGGTAAAAGGAATTATTGATAACGCTCCTTTTGAAGTCGGTGCAGCATATATTCCGTATGCAGACGAAGTAAAACGCAACGGGGTCGTCATTGGTGGAGCATCTCTTTGGATGTCTAAAGGTATTGCAGAAGCAGAACAAAAGGCAGCTTGGGAATTTATGAAATACTTAACTACTCCAGAGGTTCAAGCAAAATGGCATTTAGAAACAGGCTATTTTGCAATCAACCCATCGGCATATGACGAACAAATCGTCAAGGATGCATGGGATGTTACACCGCAGTTAAAAGTAACTGTAGATCAATTGCAAAATACTGAGGCTTCTATTGCAACACAAGGTGCTTTAATATCAGTATTCCCTGAATCACGTCAACAAATTGTAACGGCCTTAGAAAATCTATATCAAGGAATGGATCCACAAGAAGCACTAGATGCAGCAGTAGAAGGAACCAATCGTGCAATAGAAATTGCCAATAAGACAAAATAG
- a CDS encoding GNAT family N-acetyltransferase: MSTENVKIVELNAENWYECCELEVSTEQKEYMEPNAISIAQSKFEPTLKPYAIYAEDKIVGFLMYNSVQEELDAYWVYRIMVDKEFQGKGIGKAATKLMISEMAKLPNAQKIVVGYHPENLGAHNLYSSLGFVDNGDRFGKEMAVIKNVTD, from the coding sequence ATGAGTACAGAAAATGTGAAAATCGTAGAATTAAATGCAGAAAACTGGTACGAATGTTGTGAATTAGAGGTATCAACAGAACAGAAAGAATACATGGAACCCAATGCTATATCCATAGCTCAGTCAAAGTTTGAGCCTACATTAAAGCCATATGCTATTTATGCTGAAGATAAGATAGTAGGCTTTTTGATGTACAATTCTGTTCAAGAAGAACTTGATGCCTATTGGGTATATAGAATAATGGTGGATAAGGAATTCCAAGGCAAGGGTATAGGTAAAGCTGCAACTAAGTTAATGATTTCAGAAATGGCTAAATTACCTAATGCGCAAAAAATTGTTGTAGGTTATCATCCTGAAAATTTGGGGGCACATAATTTATACTCGAGTTTGGGATTTGTTGATAATGGTGATAGGTTCGGTAAGGAAATGGCAGTTATAAAAAATGTAACTGATTGA
- a CDS encoding rhodanese-related sulfurtransferase, with protein sequence METNAYRVLLYYKYVPIVDPVTFAQEHLAACKEIGLKGRILVSDEGINGTCSGTIEQTDAYMNMMKADERFADMVYKIDEAEGHAFKKMHVRPKKEIVYLGLADDINPNELTGQYLSPKEFFEQMQAEDTVVIDARNDYEFDLGHFRGAIRPEIRNFRDLPDWMIENKEMFEGKKVLTYCTGGIRCEKFSGWLVREGFEGVGQLHGGIATYAKDPEVRGQLWDGQMYVFDERIAVPINQVEHVVVGKDHFTGEPCERYVNCANPDCNDKILCSEENEHKYLRSCSDECREHPRNRYIVEHKLSEEEVEARLAAIK encoded by the coding sequence ATGGAAACAAATGCATACAGAGTATTACTTTACTATAAATATGTCCCGATTGTAGATCCGGTAACTTTTGCGCAAGAACATCTTGCAGCATGTAAGGAAATTGGGTTAAAAGGGCGTATTTTAGTATCAGACGAAGGAATAAATGGAACTTGCTCAGGAACGATTGAACAAACTGACGCATACATGAACATGATGAAGGCAGATGAACGTTTTGCCGACATGGTGTACAAAATAGATGAAGCAGAAGGACATGCCTTCAAAAAAATGCATGTTCGTCCTAAGAAAGAGATTGTGTATTTAGGATTAGCAGATGATATTAATCCAAATGAATTAACAGGTCAATACCTCTCTCCAAAAGAGTTTTTTGAACAAATGCAAGCAGAAGATACGGTTGTTATTGATGCTCGTAATGATTATGAATTCGACCTAGGCCATTTCCGCGGAGCAATCCGTCCAGAAATTCGCAACTTCCGTGATCTACCAGACTGGATGATAGAGAACAAAGAAATGTTCGAAGGTAAAAAAGTACTTACGTATTGTACTGGTGGAATACGTTGTGAAAAATTCTCTGGCTGGTTAGTTAGGGAAGGTTTTGAGGGTGTAGGTCAACTACACGGTGGAATTGCAACTTACGCCAAAGACCCAGAAGTACGTGGACAGCTATGGGATGGTCAAATGTACGTATTTGATGAGCGCATAGCTGTGCCGATCAACCAAGTAGAGCATGTCGTTGTTGGTAAGGATCATTTCACAGGAGAGCCATGTGAGCGTTATGTAAACTGCGCTAACCCTGATTGTAATGATAAAATTCTTTGCTCAGAGGAAAACGAACACAAGTATCTACGCAGCTGTTCCGATGAATGCCGTGAGCATCCACGCAACCGCTACATCGTAGAACATAAACTATCTGAAGAAGAAGTAGAAGCTAGACTAGCTGCTATAAAATAA
- a CDS encoding GNAT family N-acetyltransferase — translation MSIEVKNISDLNAVNVSKLIQESEKEGYRFVSRLASEYEDGTHRFSEQGEAIYGAWDADELVAIGGLFRNTASESDNSARLYRFYTLPEYRRKGVGSELLKVVSENAKGYFKEITTKTESAKADSFYRANGFLFDERSPDVTHVMSLE, via the coding sequence ATGTCAATCGAAGTGAAAAATATTTCAGATTTGAACGCAGTCAACGTATCCAAACTAATTCAAGAAAGTGAAAAAGAAGGATATCGTTTCGTATCAAGGTTAGCGTCGGAATATGAAGACGGAACGCATCGTTTCAGTGAACAGGGAGAAGCAATTTATGGCGCTTGGGATGCAGATGAGCTAGTAGCAATTGGCGGTTTGTTTCGAAATACCGCTAGTGAATCAGACAACTCGGCTCGACTATACCGATTTTATACTTTACCAGAGTATCGTCGAAAAGGTGTAGGAAGTGAACTCTTAAAGGTGGTTTCTGAAAACGCCAAAGGTTATTTTAAGGAAATAACGACTAAAACAGAATCCGCAAAGGCAGATTCTTTTTACCGTGCGAATGGATTTTTATTTGATGAACGATCACCGGACGTCACTCATGTGATGAGCCTAGAATAG
- a CDS encoding D-serine ammonia-lyase — MDKHQLEIRFPLISNMQNKEEIIWFNPNKINSADAIKNVSVTAEMVQDASDRLDRFASYLRIAFPETAKTKGIIESPLVKTPTMESTLEEFYQTEIDGKLLLKCDNVLPISGSIKARGGIYEVLKIAEQLAIREGLLKETDDYERLSTDKFKQFFSNYSIAVGSTGNLGLSIGIISAKFGFQVTVHMSSDAKQWKKDMLRSKGVTVIEYDFDYSIAVMEGRKQAEKDSSCFFIDDENSVDLFVGYAVAADRLKNQLEQMQIIVDAEHPLFVYLPCGVGGGPGGVAFGLKLLFGDHVHCFFAEPTNSPCMLLGLMTGLHENVSVADIGLDNKTDADGLAVGRPSGFVGKTLEQLISGSFTVNDKSLYELLALLADTENILLEPSALAGMIGPIHLAKHGVSLHNATHIVWATGGGMVPSQEMKNYYEKGKQYLM, encoded by the coding sequence ATGGATAAACACCAATTAGAAATTAGATTTCCTTTAATCTCAAATATGCAAAACAAAGAAGAAATAATATGGTTCAACCCAAATAAAATAAATTCAGCAGATGCTATAAAAAACGTATCTGTTACTGCTGAGATGGTACAAGATGCAAGCGATCGTTTAGATCGCTTTGCATCTTATTTGCGTATTGCCTTCCCAGAGACAGCAAAAACAAAAGGTATCATTGAGTCGCCACTTGTGAAGACTCCAACTATGGAATCCACCTTAGAGGAATTCTATCAAACAGAGATTGACGGGAAATTGCTATTAAAATGTGATAATGTCTTACCGATTTCGGGATCCATAAAGGCTCGTGGTGGAATTTATGAGGTACTTAAAATTGCAGAACAGCTTGCGATACGAGAAGGTTTATTGAAAGAGACAGATGATTATGAGAGACTCTCAACGGATAAGTTCAAACAATTTTTTTCTAACTATTCAATTGCAGTAGGATCGACTGGGAATCTAGGACTTAGCATAGGGATAATTAGTGCAAAGTTTGGATTTCAAGTAACTGTCCATATGTCTAGCGATGCGAAGCAATGGAAAAAGGACATGCTTCGTTCAAAAGGTGTAACAGTCATAGAATACGATTTTGATTATAGTATTGCGGTAATGGAAGGTAGGAAACAAGCCGAAAAGGATTCGTCTTGCTTTTTTATCGACGACGAAAATTCTGTTGACTTATTTGTTGGGTATGCCGTTGCAGCAGATAGATTGAAAAATCAATTGGAACAAATGCAAATCATTGTCGACGCCGAACACCCACTGTTTGTATACTTACCCTGCGGAGTCGGTGGTGGACCAGGAGGAGTTGCATTTGGACTAAAACTACTATTCGGTGATCATGTCCATTGCTTTTTTGCAGAGCCCACGAACTCGCCTTGCATGCTACTTGGGTTAATGACCGGATTGCATGAAAATGTTTCAGTTGCTGATATCGGACTTGATAACAAAACGGATGCGGACGGACTAGCTGTTGGTCGACCATCCGGATTTGTTGGGAAAACTCTAGAGCAGCTCATTAGTGGAAGCTTCACGGTGAATGATAAATCCCTGTATGAGCTATTAGCTTTATTGGCAGACACAGAGAACATTCTATTAGAACCATCTGCACTTGCAGGAATGATAGGTCCAATTCATTTAGCTAAACATGGAGTTTCCTTACATAATGCAACGCATATTGTTTGGGCAACTGGCGGAGGAATGGTTCCTTCTCAGGAAATGAAGAATTATTATGAAAAAGGCAAACAATATCTTATGTAG
- a CDS encoding GntR family transcriptional regulator: MFIEIKSNSDVPIYLQLAHQLMEGMVRGELKPGDSLPSVRAFASDLGMNMHTVNKAYHYLEEKDFIKIVAKSGVIIQPNGVPKASEEEKQKLGAQLRPFITEGLVLKLSEEELVVMVRRLVQNIEEGNE, translated from the coding sequence ATGTTTATTGAAATAAAATCTAATTCTGATGTCCCCATCTATTTGCAGCTGGCCCACCAACTTATGGAAGGGATGGTACGAGGTGAATTAAAGCCAGGTGACTCGCTACCGTCTGTAAGAGCATTTGCAAGCGATCTTGGGATGAATATGCATACAGTAAATAAGGCTTATCATTATCTAGAAGAAAAAGATTTTATAAAAATAGTGGCAAAATCAGGTGTTATTATTCAACCAAACGGTGTTCCAAAGGCTTCAGAGGAAGAAAAGCAAAAACTAGGAGCTCAACTGAGACCATTTATAACAGAAGGGTTAGTCCTAAAGCTCTCGGAAGAAGAACTGGTAGTTATGGTACGTAGGCTAGTGCAAAATATTGAGGAGGGGAACGAATGA